In the Bacillus amyloliquefaciens DSM 7 = ATCC 23350 genome, ATCGATTTTTTCAATCTCGGTTATGAGTTTGTTAATCAATTCAGAAAAGTCCGACGTTTCTTTTACTTCTAAATCACCGAAGTCTACCCCGAAGACACGCACGTCCTGATTTCCGCGAAATATATCTCGGTATGCGGTCGGATCGCCACCACCGAACGGGACGGCAACCACTGCAATCGACCCATCGGCTGTAGACTCGTCGTGTAGCGGGACGAGTCGCACATCACGCCTAATAGAATTATGTAGGATGTACCTAGCTAGTTCCTCTGCGGTTGGGTGCTCAAAGATGGCAACAATCTGCAAATTGCCACCCAGACGCGACATCACGCGGACAGCATCGAAAGAATCGCCACCAAGCTTGAAAAAGTTATCACCTGGGCTTACGTATTCGATACCAAGAACTTCACTGAACGTCGCAGTGATTCGCTCTACTTCCCCCGCAAAAGTTTTCTCATCTAATTCAACTCTGTCTGTCATCTCATTCTCCTTTGTAATAAAATTTGTAATAAATAATCATTGAACCAAAATGTTATTTATTCTTTTCCTTCTTATCCGAGAGGATATCAGCAAGCTCATTGAGTAAGTCGTTAGCAGCAATCTTGCTGCAAAATTGGCCCTCGAACTCGAGTCGGAACTCCGAGGCACTTATTCTCCTAATATCCATACCCACAGGGAATGTCGCGCTTATCACTTGCGACGCAGGGATTCCCCGCGGGGCTGCACCATTGATAAACAGTTCGGACGCTCGGCAGCACTCTAGTGCCTCACGGGCGTCTGAGTTGTGCCGTGCACGGGCCTCCAGGCTTGTCCGAAACTGAGTCGGGGCATTTTGGATCTGCTCGATAGGCATTGCAATGAGGCCGGTCATCATACCGATAGCCCCTGACTCGTGAGGTAAACGCCAACACCGGGACAAGCATACCGTATCGCCCTCCGACACCACGTTTGTGCCGCATAGCAACGCTAGGACTTCGGTGATAGGTAGTTTATCAGCATTCTCAATCCGTACGACTCTGCTCAGGGATACCCGTTTTGCTTGCGCGCTCCACGCAAGCCGCCCAGATTCCGACAGTCTCACGGGCTTCATCGGTTTTCTGCGTAACTCCTTTGACGCAACATCTTCCTTTGCTATCGCGAGCTGACGTTCCACATAACTGTAGTAGGCTTGCCGCCCTTGATTAATGTCGTGCAGCGCTAAGTCTAGCATTCCTACATGCGCCAACTGAACTAAACTGCTAACAACATTGAGGGTCTGCTCATCTGCAAGAGCATGGTGGATTGACAGATAGAAGCGTTGGTTACTACCTGTCCTCACGTTGCAAACTGCGAATAGAGCAGCGCCGGACCTAACTGCTAACTGTACTAGACGGAGGGCTTCGTAGTCCGTTGCACCCCGAGCCTCAATTATCTCAATATATTGGCCAAGCTGCTCACTCCACCCGGCAATCACAAGCTCTCGCAAGAATTCCCGATTGAAGGCTATCCCCTCCTTCAGGTTTATGACGGTGGAGACCTCTGGTGCAATGCCCGTACAATACGTTTGAGCTACCACTGCTTTCGCTTCGGCACTTAGCGGTACATTGGCTAATGCATGTATCACGATTCCTTGTCCTCCTAAAGTTCTTTTTGGGATAATCGCTTTAGTTTAAAGAGGCATATAGTATTAACACGGTGACTTAATATTCAAGTTTTGTATGATGAATATTATTGACCCCCCCAATTTATTGCATTTTAGGACCAATCCATGCATATTTTATCAAAAATCGCCAATCCTCTTTCGTTATTAAAGCACCACTTATTTACATGGTAATCAACTGTTTTTTTGAAAAGTTACCAATCTTTATAATATTTAGGGATTTAAAATATAATTATTATCATTAAATCAAAAATAATCCAATCCTCCTTGTTTTTTTCTTGTCCGAACACGTTAAAATAAGGAGTATGTTTAATGAATTATATAGACTCATTTCAATAGAATAGGGAAAACACAATCGTACAATTCAAGAATATATAAAATTGGTTGTGGCATTGGGAAAATGGGTAGTCGAAAGACTGGTAAAAACTTCGATATGGGTTTCTTACATCTAGGAACCTACATGAATGGGTATCTTTTATAAAAACAAAAATTCCATATAGAGGTGAATTTGTATGCCTAAAATTGATAATATGCTGGCAATTCTATGGATGCTTAGTTCAAGTGAAAAAATTACCGCAAAACAAATTTCAGAAAAGTTAGAGATAAGTATAAGGACTGTGTATCGTTATATTGATACACTTTCAACAAGTGGTGTACCTATAATTTCAGACACAGGACATAACGGTGGATACACTCTATTGAACAATTTTATTGAAGCTCCTCTTATTTTTGATTTAGAGGAGCAAATCTCACTATTTCACGCTGCTGTTTTTGCAGAAGAAGCCGGATATTATGGAGGTGAAGCACTAAATAGGGCTATTTCAAAGCTCAGCAAATATTCAAATCAAGAGCAGGAAACAAAGATAAACCAACATTTAACCAGTCTTGAAGTAATAAGACGATTAAGTTCCCTCTCAATGGAACCTTTATTAAAGGAGTTGGAGCAGGCCGTAACTGATAGATACTCTGTAAAAATTCTATACAATAAAAGTGGTGGAGAGCAATCAAAGGATAGATTGGTTGATCCGTACAGAATTCTTTATTGGAATAATAAGTGGTATGTGATTGGATTTTGTCATCTTAGGAATGATATTCGTAGTTTTAGAGTAGATCGAATTGAAAGTCTAATGCTAACCGAAAATAAGTTTAACCAGCCAGAAAATTTTTCAGCACGTGACTTTTTTATGAAAAACCTCCTTCCAACTATAGAAGATAAGGAAGGGATTATCCCTTTGGTTATTAATGGGGATGCAAGGGCGTTGGGTGATATTTGTAAACATTGGTTTTTAGGACATTATTTACAAGAACGGACTTCAAATCAAGCAGTATTTCTTCTCGAAAAAAATATGATACATACATATGTACCTTATTTACTTTTACCGTATGGTAAATCTATTCAAGTTATTAAGCCAATAAGTCTTAAGAAAAGATTTATTGAAGTTCTGTCTGAATTAATAAAATTTCATCAAGCATGATAACTTCCCTGACGTTATCTGTCAGGGAAGTTATATTATAATACTCTATATTAATTGTGATTGGAGTGTTATTGGATGCAAACAAAAACAGTTTATCTTTATGTATTCAATACAATGTCAGATTGGGAATATGGATATTTAATTGCTGAACTAAACTCGGGAAGATATTTCAAAAAAGATTTAGCACCATTTAAAGTAGTTACAGTAGGAGCTAGTAAAGAAATGATTACAACGATGGGAGGACTGAACATAAAACCAGATATTTCTCTTGATGAATGTACTCTTGAGAGTAAATATCTTTTAATTTTACCTGGAGGGACTACCTGGAGAGAAGAAATTCATCAACCTATCTTGAAAAAAGTTGGCGAAGCTTTAAAGCTTGGCACTATTGTTGCTGCAATTTGTGGTGCAACTGAGGGCCTCGCAAATATTGAATACCTAGATTCTAGAAAGCATACAAGCAATAACTTAGAGTATATTAAAATGGTCTGTCCTAATTATAAAGGAGAAAAATTTCATGAGATGGGACCTGCGGTATCTGATGAGAATTTGATTACTGCATCAGGAGTAGCTCCTCTGGAATTTGCGATGGAAGTACTGAAAAAATTAGATGTATTTGCACCAGAGACATTACATTCATGGTATAACCTAAATAAAACTCATAAATCTGAATACTTCTCCAAGTTAATGAATTCAATAAATAAATGAGCTAAAAAAGTCAACTTAGCAGCTTTATATTAGTTTAAATAATTAACATGCTTTAGACGATGTCAAAGCATGTTTTTTGTAATGTTTATGGAACGTGCGGTCCATTAAATGCATTTTGAAAAAAGACCACCAGTGTCCTGGTAAGAATTTTTCGTCTATAGAATTCGAACGTTTCCGTGAAACATGAGATTAATAATAAAACCTCGCTGACTGCCCTATTGTCAGTGAGGTTTATTTGTATAATTCTTTGTTACTCTTAGTTTTGTCTTTTTTGGGACCTTCATAGACTTCCAATCCTGCCGCTTGTAAAGCTTGGTTCCAGCTGCCAAATCGAAATTGCATTAATGCTGGTTGTTGAACCTCTTTGTATCTTGGAGGGCGTCCATATTTTTTAGCATTTTTTCCTGCAATATCTCAAGTAACTCGTCATTCTCATATTTTGTTTTTTTAGGCTTATTGATTGGAATGCCGGCTTTTCTTAGAGCATTTTCCCAACTTCCAAATCGTATTCGAATAGTAACACGTTGCGGTACCTCTGATGCTAAGGGTGTTCTCCCAAGCTTTTCATATAAATCTCTGAGTATTCTTAATAACTCTTCATCTTTGTATCGACGACGACTAAATGCAACCTCTCCCTCACGACATCGATCTTAATGTTTGGACTGTCTGTTTCACTCATAAATGAATAGTCTACATCGGCGGCCGCAGTATAGTTGATGCTATATATTTTTTGAGAATGAGGTGGTACTGACAGTTTTTTCGGTTTAAATCCTGGTCCATCATCGTTGTTATTAGGATAAATAAAGATGAGCTCTGTATTTTTCCCGTAATTGTTTACTTTTACTGAACAATCCATGTTCAGCTGATCATCCATTGTTTCGTAATTGCAGGAACTTTTGTTTTTTATATATTCAACAGCTTCTGAGCCGGTCGCATTCCGTTTGATAAGAAACATCGATTGCTCAGTACTTCAGCAGGTCTTATCAAAAGCCCCGCCCCCTTTCCTTTTATGTAGATCGACGCAAGGCTCCTTCTGTTAGTGTAGTTGAATGCTTCTCAGGCAAATTCGGGATTTTCTTATTCCTAAAAGCATCCCAGTACCAAAAATTATAATTCTCTAATTTAGAAAAGTGTTTTATTTTTTCATCTCTTCTCGCATGATAATCTTCATCTGAAAGACTCCGGCCGAAAACTTCTATAATTGTTTTTGGTGAAGTATCCAACAATATAGCGTCTGGTTTCATTCCATTCCATTCGGGGTAATTTTTTGTTGAGTATGGTTTTTGGAAAAAACGCTTCTCTTGGCATAACAAGTCGTAAAACTTGATTTCATAAGAACTTTCAGACCATAATCCATGTGAATTGGACGGCACAATAGCTATGTCTATAAATTCTGGAGGGGTGTTTCCTCCTGTATTTTTTACCCATCCTCCAACCCAACAGTGTTGATTCAAATTTTGATTTTCAACAACGATATCCCATCTTTCCTTTGAACAAACAAACTTTTTAATTTCTTTATCTTCGATTGAATCCAAATGAACTAAATAACCATCGAAGCCATCTTCTATTTCTTCGTGGTCGATATATGAAAGGATAACAAACATACAATTTTTATGATCTCTTTCTATGTAATAACTTCTATTTAAACTCCCCATTCGATACAACACATTATGTAGAGATAACCCTCTACCAATTTTTATTTTCTTTGATTTAGAAACCAACGCCTTATAAAAATCTATTTTTGTAGGAAACGGTATATCCTGTTCAAACCTGTATTTGTTTACACCATTCCATGTCTCGGTGATCCAGTGTGTCAAAAAACCAAACATTCCAATTTTATCTTGAATCATTTTCTTTTCTGACTTTCTTCGATTATTTCCACTTTTCCGATTCCTTTTTTGTTTATTCAAGACGAAATCAGTGTTTTTAAATTTTACGCTTAATTCACCTTCTTTTGTAATCCAATTTTGATTGTACAATGATGAATAACTATCCCCATAAAAGTTACAATATGGTGTATGCTTTTCTTTGTCGCCTGGGAAGGTAGAGAAATAATAAAGTTCTTTACCACTGTATCCTTTTCTGTGGTTAATTTGCATTCTAACCTGTTCTAAATGATTACATTTGCATTCTAACGAGACTTTGTTTTGATTATACAATTGATATAATTCTGATAAAAATGCTTTCCTCTTTTCTTCACTGAATTCCTCTAGAACTGTTTCGTAAGAATAAGTCTTAGATTTCCCAGTAAAATATTTTACTTTAAGAAAATAATCCATTCATTCTCCCACCTATATTATACAGATCGCTATAAAAAAGCTTATTGTTTAATATTAAAACGAAACTTAATAGCACTCAAAACCGCTTGGCAGTTTTCGTCATCTAGCTCATCATTAATTCAGGAATTGTAATGTTATCAATTTGAGAATTAAATAATTGAATTCCAAATCGAATCATGGCCATTTCAGATGGTGAGTAGATTTGTATTTGTTGCGCTAATGTATCTAAGTCAATTCCTACATCATCTACCACATGTTTTAAATCTTCATATTTATAAGTTGCTGTAGCTAAGTAACAAAACGAACCGCACTCTCGGTTGTCTTCTATTCGATTAAACCCCAATTGGTTCATAAGCTTAATAGCAGTTTCTTCGTGATTATTTAAAATACACCTATATCCCTCCAAAAATTCTTTCTATTTTCCATTATACAGCAGGAACTTCAATTTGCATGGTTTGATGCAGATATTAAAAAGAAAAATGTAATTATGGTTGGGTTGGAACGCGGATAAACTAAGACTCTGAATATGCCGGCACACGCAGCTGAAGATGAACTGACGAAGGCACCGCTTCGGAAGGCCGCCGGCATTTCCGTGGCTTGGCCCCCCGCCGCGGACAACTGCTGCATGATTCCGGACACCCAATACCAAAAGCTCCTGAGTTACGGCCACTGATTAGAGATCGGTCCTGAAACGGTTACCGGGGCACATCTCCCACACTCTCTTATTACTGAAGTATTCACTCTTAATACAGACAAGTAGCTTATTTCAGCTAATACCCCTCTTTTCTTTTTTTATAAAAAGAAAAAAGGTATAATGGTGAAAAGTGTGTGAAAGGAGTGAATCCAATGATCGAATTAACTCCTCTTCTTTATAAAGGCATTTCTGAAATGCCAGGATTTGATATCATTCAGTCTACACTGAGGGAACAACTAAACGAAGACGATTTTTTATTTGTAAAAAAAGTCTATGAAGTACACTATGAAAATAACATTGCAAAAGATGTTCTGGGCTATACTCGCAGAGATAAGTTTTCTCGTCGAAAAAAACAGTGGAAAATGAAAGCTTTGAAAGGCCTTGAGAAGTACAAAAAGGATAAAACACTTTCACGAGGCGTTTATCGTCATTTAGTTGAAAATTACATAATGATGAAAGAATACGAAGAAAGTAAAAGTTCTTCATCATTTAAAAAAATGTTTAAAGAAAAAGATAGCGATACTGCTATCCAATCATTCGTAGATGATATAGAAGCCTGGTCTAAATCTAAAACAACCAGATTAATTGATTATCCATTTTTCAGTGAGCTAAGCAAATCTCAACAAATCGCATCCCTTGAGTTTGATATCTGTATGATGGTTGGCGAATGGCTTATAAAAAATGTGTCTAAATTAGTTCCAGCGGAAATCAAAGATGGGACTATTCTTTTCAATGAAAAGGAGTATCTCGAATCACAGAGTTTTGTAGAAAGGGCCCCTTCTACAGCCTTGGAAAATCCATATTGGGGTATAGCTAAACGATCTCTTTCTCCTATCAATAAAAAGAGCATCTTTAATCAAGAAGAAAAAGCGCCTTTTTGAAATAGACGATCGGTACAGTTTATTAATCGAATCTGAAGTAATTGATCATTATAATAAGCAAATAAGAACACCAAGCATGGCAGATTGGCGGCTTTTTGTTGATTTGATCAACAGACGCGACAAGAAAAAGAAATGGCGATACACCTAAACTCCTCAACATTTTTTCTCGTTTAGAGAACGGCAAAGGATACCCTTATCTGGAAGAGCTGGCATTGTTAGGAGGCAACCTTAAAGAAAGTGAGTCATATATAGTTAACGTTTCTAATCGTTATCGAGACGGCAGAATGCCAGATAAAGTAATACCGATTGCCGATGACGTGTTTGGCAATGAAATCTGCTTCGATTTTAGAAAAGGCCTCAGTAGTCCTTCTATTGTATTTTGGGATCATGAAATGGCATTTGAAGATCCTGAAAGAGCTTTAAGTCCTGTATGTGATTCTTTTACCGAGTTGGTTAATAAACTATATGAGGAATAAACGGATAAAGCCTTTCCCCTTCTTATTAAGGAGAAAGGCTCTTTTTATTTAATACTAGGGCTAACTTTAAACGTTTTATGACTAGTAGGAGGTTAACAAATGCAAAATATTAAATGGAGAAAAAGAAGTACTTTTCAAGAGGCTACAAATAGTCAAATTGAGTATGTAGAAGAGAAATTAAAAATCAAGTTCCCAACAGATTACAGAGAGTTCATTAAAGACCATAATGGATGCTCTCCTATAGATAAAAAGGTTGTTTCATTCCAAAATTCTCGAGAATCAATAAACAATTTATTAAGTATAGGAGATCCAACTCGACCAATTGATCTCCTCAGTACACTTGATAATGTTAAAGATCGGTTAGTTGATAAGATCATACCTTTTGCTACAGATGCAGGGGGAAACCTCTTTTGTTTTGATTATAGAGTGTCTTCTCAAATACCCGTAATTGTTTTTTGGGATCATGAGATCGCTAATGAAGATAAGGAAAGTTCCATTAGCTATGTTTGTGATTCATTTACAGATTTAATGGACAAGCTTGAAGAACAATATTAAGTTTTTTGACTACTGATCTGAAATTTTCGAACAAACTCTAAGTGTCCTTGGCATTCAAGGTTCTAAAAATAGCAGAGGAATATTGATTAATGTTTGATAATTCTTTTTTAAAACAGAAGGAGTTTAACTATTGATTGATCTTACAAATACCGGTCTAAGTATTATTGCCTCATTATTAACCATCATAACAATAATTATAGGGTTTGCTGCTACCAAAGAAACTCCTACTAAAA is a window encoding:
- a CDS encoding helix-turn-helix transcriptional regulator → MPKIDNMLAILWMLSSSEKITAKQISEKLEISIRTVYRYIDTLSTSGVPIISDTGHNGGYTLLNNFIEAPLIFDLEEQISLFHAAVFAEEAGYYGGEALNRAISKLSKYSNQEQETKINQHLTSLEVIRRLSSLSMEPLLKELEQAVTDRYSVKILYNKSGGEQSKDRLVDPYRILYWNNKWYVIGFCHLRNDIRSFRVDRIESLMLTENKFNQPENFSARDFFMKNLLPTIEDKEGIIPLVINGDARALGDICKHWFLGHYLQERTSNQAVFLLEKNMIHTYVPYLLLPYGKSIQVIKPISLKKRFIEVLSELIKFHQA
- a CDS encoding type 1 glutamine amidotransferase family protein; its protein translation is MQTKTVYLYVFNTMSDWEYGYLIAELNSGRYFKKDLAPFKVVTVGASKEMITTMGGLNIKPDISLDECTLESKYLLILPGGTTWREEIHQPILKKVGEALKLGTIVAAICGATEGLANIEYLDSRKHTSNNLEYIKMVCPNYKGEKFHEMGPAVSDENLITASGVAPLEFAMEVLKKLDVFAPETLHSWYNLNKTHKSEYFSKLMNSINK
- a CDS encoding homing endonuclease associated repeat-containing protein — protein: MAGKNAKKYGRPPRYKEVQQPALMQFRFGSWNQALQAAGLEVYEGPKKDKTKSNKELYK
- a CDS encoding homing endonuclease associated repeat-containing protein, producing the protein MLRDLYEKLGRTPLASEVPQRVTIRIRFGSWENALRKAGIPINKPKKTKYENDELLEILQEKMLKNMDALQDTKRFNNQH
- a CDS encoding DUF1173 family protein, encoding MDYFLKVKYFTGKSKTYSYETVLEEFSEEKRKAFLSELYQLYNQNKVSLECKCNHLEQVRMQINHRKGYSGKELYYFSTFPGDKEKHTPYCNFYGDSYSSLYNQNWITKEGELSVKFKNTDFVLNKQKRNRKSGNNRRKSEKKMIQDKIGMFGFLTHWITETWNGVNKYRFEQDIPFPTKIDFYKALVSKSKKIKIGRGLSLHNVLYRMGSLNRSYYIERDHKNCMFVILSYIDHEEIEDGFDGYLVHLDSIEDKEIKKFVCSKERWDIVVENQNLNQHCWVGGWVKNTGGNTPPEFIDIAIVPSNSHGLWSESSYEIKFYDLLCQEKRFFQKPYSTKNYPEWNGMKPDAILLDTSPKTIIEVFGRSLSDEDYHARRDEKIKHFSKLENYNFWYWDAFRNKKIPNLPEKHSTTLTEGALRRST
- a CDS encoding SMI1/KNR4 family protein, whose translation is MLGGNLKESESYIVNVSNRYRDGRMPDKVIPIADDVFGNEICFDFRKGLSSPSIVFWDHEMAFEDPERALSPVCDSFTELVNKLYEE
- a CDS encoding SMI1/KNR4 family protein produces the protein MQNIKWRKRSTFQEATNSQIEYVEEKLKIKFPTDYREFIKDHNGCSPIDKKVVSFQNSRESINNLLSIGDPTRPIDLLSTLDNVKDRLVDKIIPFATDAGGNLFCFDYRVSSQIPVIVFWDHEIANEDKESSISYVCDSFTDLMDKLEEQY